A single genomic interval of Selenobaculum gibii harbors:
- a CDS encoding phenylacetate--CoA ligase family protein: MILDIATEAMNQEQKKRLQEEKLRTLFQRVYEKSEFYREKMDKLKIDVEAKAVFDNLEKMPFTTDEDIKHCYPFGLLTMPVSGVAFFDYSLEEKIAAGFTLNDRMRRIEMICRSLVACDITMCSTLLIDSHGIGLDELNLMHQAAERIGITVLINHDKDLVNMMAVLRDFGVTTLYTSSERSKKFGAYLNENRQKCFLQSILCNASHCNDQEKSDLEKQFNIPVYRLYNVAEKLGLFIGNECVYQEGIHIHDDYFYVEVINQDGMALPYGESGELVVTTLSHEAMPILRYRTGKKAVMENSVCKCGRTSLKVQFFS, encoded by the coding sequence TTGATATTAGATATTGCAACTGAAGCAATGAATCAAGAACAGAAAAAACGTTTGCAAGAAGAAAAATTGCGAACCCTTTTTCAACGAGTGTATGAAAAGAGTGAGTTTTATCGTGAAAAAATGGATAAGCTAAAAATCGATGTGGAAGCTAAAGCTGTTTTTGACAATTTAGAAAAAATGCCGTTTACGACAGATGAAGATATCAAGCATTGTTATCCTTTTGGTCTGCTTACAATGCCTGTGAGCGGTGTTGCCTTTTTTGACTATTCGCTAGAAGAAAAAATTGCTGCAGGTTTTACGCTCAATGATAGAATGCGAAGAATTGAAATGATTTGTCGCAGCTTAGTAGCCTGTGATATCACCATGTGTTCCACGCTCTTGATAGATTCTCACGGCATTGGATTGGATGAACTGAATCTTATGCATCAGGCAGCTGAACGTATTGGGATTACAGTATTGATAAATCATGATAAAGATTTGGTTAATATGATGGCTGTGCTGCGTGATTTCGGGGTCACAACGCTTTACACATCGAGTGAAAGAAGTAAAAAATTTGGTGCATATTTAAATGAAAATCGTCAAAAGTGTTTTTTGCAGAGTATTTTATGCAATGCTTCCCATTGTAATGATCAAGAAAAAAGCGATTTAGAAAAGCAGTTTAATATCCCTGTATATCGTTTGTATAATGTAGCGGAAAAGCTAGGCTTGTTTATTGGCAATGAATGTGTTTATCAAGAGGGGATACATATTCATGATGATTATTTTTATGTTGAGGTGATAAATCAAGATGGGATGGCATTGCCGTACGGTGAAAGTGGGGAGCTTGTCGTTACGACATTAAGTCATGAAGCTATGCCTATTCTACGATATAGAACAGGGAAAAAAGCGGTTATGGAAAACTCAGTATGTAAATGTGGACGTACTTCATTGAAAGTACAGTTCTTTTCATAA
- a CDS encoding ABC transporter ATP-binding protein — MLKIENINVFYGAIHAIKDISIEVNEGEIVTLIGANGAGKSTTLRTISGLLKPKTGKITFEGKDIAGIPAQAIVKTGISQVPEGRRVFANMTVMENLELGAYIRSDKSGIAEDMNSVFERFPRLLERKSQLAGTLSGGEQQMLAMGRALMSRPRLLLLDEPSMGLAPLLVKEIFTIVQEINRTGTTVLLVEQNANMALSIANKAYVLETGRITLSGDAKELAASEDVRKAYLGG; from the coding sequence ATGCTAAAGATAGAAAATATTAATGTATTTTATGGCGCGATTCATGCGATTAAAGATATCAGCATTGAAGTAAATGAAGGTGAGATTGTCACTTTAATCGGGGCGAATGGTGCAGGAAAGAGTACAACACTTCGTACGATTTCAGGATTATTAAAACCGAAAACAGGCAAGATTACTTTTGAAGGTAAAGATATTGCAGGGATACCAGCGCAAGCTATCGTAAAAACGGGGATATCTCAAGTTCCAGAAGGTCGTCGTGTATTTGCGAACATGACAGTAATGGAGAACCTAGAATTAGGTGCATATATCAGAAGTGATAAGTCAGGTATTGCAGAAGATATGAATTCTGTATTTGAACGTTTTCCACGTCTTTTAGAACGTAAATCACAATTGGCTGGTACATTGAGTGGCGGTGAACAACAAATGCTTGCTATGGGTAGAGCGTTAATGAGCCGCCCTCGTTTGCTCCTTTTAGATGAGCCATCTATGGGGCTTGCACCTTTACTCGTAAAAGAAATTTTTACAATCGTACAAGAAATTAACCGTACAGGAACGACAGTACTTCTCGTTGAGCAGAATGCAAATATGGCACTTTCTATCGCCAATAAAGCTTATGTTTTAGAAACGGGCAGAATTACGTTATCTGGTGATGCAAAAGAATTGGCGGCAAGTGAAGACGTACGCAAAGCATACCTTGGGGGTTAA
- a CDS encoding CBS domain-containing protein, which produces MFVSDIMTKNPVTVSPDLMVDEAALIMNKNRFRRLPVVKDGNVVGFISDRDIMQVAPSPATTLSKYEVNSLLAKIKVKEIMSKKVYTIQANAPIEEAALMMCNNKIGGMPVISSTGAIVGIITETDVFKAVVDIMGLTKANTRLTIQGDDKVGVVQNVSAVFANMGINITSLVSTQTGKKGKFELVVRADIDNVDEIKAKLAEKGYELIHLAKIS; this is translated from the coding sequence GTGTTTGTAAGCGATATTATGACAAAAAACCCTGTTACGGTTTCTCCTGATCTTATGGTGGATGAAGCTGCATTGATTATGAATAAGAATCGTTTTCGCCGCTTGCCTGTGGTCAAAGACGGCAATGTTGTTGGTTTTATTAGTGATCGCGATATTATGCAGGTCGCACCATCCCCAGCGACTACTTTGTCAAAATATGAGGTAAACTCGTTGTTGGCGAAGATTAAAGTGAAAGAAATCATGAGTAAAAAGGTATATACGATTCAAGCAAATGCGCCAATTGAAGAAGCAGCTCTTATGATGTGTAATAATAAAATTGGTGGAATGCCGGTAATTAGCAGTACGGGTGCTATTGTTGGCATTATTACAGAAACCGATGTATTCAAAGCAGTTGTTGATATTATGGGGCTTACAAAGGCAAACACAAGACTAACGATTCAAGGTGATGATAAAGTTGGTGTTGTACAAAACGTTTCAGCGGTATTTGCCAATATGGGGATTAACATTACGAGTTTAGTAAGTACACAGACTGGGAAAAAAGGAAAATTTGAATTGGTTGTACGTGCTGATATTGATAATGTAGATGAGATTAAAGCAAAGCTTGCAGAAAAGGGCTATGAGCTTATTCATCTCGCAAAAATTTCTTAA
- a CDS encoding branched-chain amino acid ABC transporter permease, which produces MKAVTKKDLKIIGLCVLVYAIVEGLLQANFIGSFWELNLILIAINIIMAASLNLINGYTGQFSLGHAGFMAVGAYVSAIITVKFQLPFLLAIVVGALASGLLGLLIGLPTLRLNGDYLAIATLGLGEIIRITILNIPYVGGASGFMGIPRYTNFAWAFFVCLFTLFFIKNLVNSSHGRACISIRENEIAAEAMGIDTTKYKVLAFTIGAAFAGVAGALFAHYFYIAHPASFTFMMSFNYLTMVVMGGLGSITGSVAGAVILTFVSAALASWPEWRMIVYSLVLILLMIYRPQGLFGNVELTNIGIFKRFKGGNK; this is translated from the coding sequence ATGAAGGCAGTAACAAAGAAAGATTTGAAAATTATTGGTCTTTGCGTACTTGTTTACGCGATTGTCGAAGGTTTACTTCAAGCAAATTTTATTGGTTCGTTTTGGGAGCTTAACTTAATATTAATTGCAATTAATATTATTATGGCGGCTAGCCTTAATCTTATTAATGGATATACAGGGCAGTTTTCACTTGGACATGCGGGTTTTATGGCAGTTGGTGCTTATGTAAGTGCGATTATTACGGTGAAATTTCAATTGCCATTTCTTTTAGCAATTGTTGTTGGTGCACTGGCATCGGGATTACTTGGTTTACTCATCGGGTTGCCAACGCTTCGCTTAAATGGTGACTACTTAGCGATTGCTACGCTTGGATTAGGTGAAATTATCCGTATTACGATTCTAAACATTCCTTATGTTGGCGGTGCATCTGGATTCATGGGAATCCCACGCTATACCAACTTCGCTTGGGCGTTCTTCGTTTGTTTATTTACGTTGTTTTTTATTAAGAATTTAGTCAATTCCTCACATGGTAGAGCATGTATTTCTATTCGTGAAAATGAAATAGCAGCGGAAGCTATGGGAATTGATACGACGAAGTATAAAGTATTGGCATTTACGATTGGCGCTGCTTTTGCGGGAGTTGCTGGAGCATTATTTGCGCATTACTTTTATATTGCCCATCCTGCATCATTTACATTCATGATGTCCTTTAACTATTTAACAATGGTAGTTATGGGGGGGCTTGGTTCTATTACAGGTTCTGTTGCTGGTGCGGTTATTTTAACTTTCGTTTCTGCGGCACTTGCAAGTTGGCCAGAATGGCGTATGATTGTGTATTCATTAGTGTTAATTCTCTTAATGATTTATCGTCCTCAAGGATTATTCGGCAATGTAGAATTAACAAACATAGGAATATTTAAACGTTTCAAAGGAGGAAATAAGTAA
- a CDS encoding FAD-dependent oxidoreductase yields the protein MNKKQKVLIIGGVAGGASTAARLRRLNEQAEIILFERGEHISFANCGLPYYIGGEIKNRSSLLVQTPQRFRNRFNIDVRNYHEVIEIHQEDKMITVRNLQTDEVYQESYDQLVLSMGAEPIKPKIAGLDSKKIFTLRNIPDTLKMKTYIEQKKPAHAVVIGGGFIGLEMVENLHKAGVQVALIEAGNQVLAPLDYDMACEVHAHLRSKGIKLYLGNALQAIHEAENHVVVDLKNGVIKTDMVIMAIGVRPESDIARKAGIELNERGAIVVNGKMQTSIPDIFAIGDAIEVIDFVTKQPTFVPLAGPANKQGRIVADVICGFDRSYQGTQGSSILKVFDLTVATTGINEKTAKRLQLNYEKSFTHSENHARYYPNAMDMSLKTIYEKSTGKILGVQIVGYGGVDKRCDIFATAIRAQMTAYDLTRLELCYAPPFGSAKDAVNVAGFVIENILTDKMHIFHWHDIADLQKRKDVTLLDVRTIEEYNNGNISGFINIPLDELRESLPLLDSSKPVYVACAIGLRGYLAARILMQHGFEVYNLSGGYRLYQFIDEEKIKI from the coding sequence ATGAATAAAAAGCAGAAAGTATTGATTATTGGTGGGGTGGCTGGAGGAGCTTCAACTGCTGCACGATTACGTCGTTTAAATGAGCAGGCCGAGATTATTTTATTCGAGCGAGGCGAGCATATTTCGTTTGCAAATTGTGGACTGCCGTATTATATTGGCGGGGAAATAAAAAACAGGTCATCGCTTTTGGTGCAAACGCCACAGCGCTTTAGAAATAGATTTAATATAGATGTTCGAAATTACCATGAAGTAATAGAAATTCATCAAGAAGATAAAATGATTACTGTTCGCAATCTCCAAACAGATGAAGTCTATCAAGAAAGTTATGATCAATTGGTTTTATCTATGGGAGCAGAACCGATAAAGCCTAAGATAGCGGGGCTTGATTCAAAAAAGATTTTTACGTTACGGAATATACCTGATACCTTGAAGATGAAAACGTATATTGAGCAAAAAAAACCAGCGCATGCAGTTGTGATAGGTGGAGGATTTATTGGGCTAGAAATGGTTGAAAACCTTCATAAAGCAGGTGTCCAAGTTGCATTAATTGAAGCGGGAAATCAGGTTCTGGCACCGCTTGATTATGATATGGCGTGTGAAGTTCATGCTCATTTGCGCAGTAAGGGAATAAAACTTTATTTAGGAAACGCTTTACAGGCGATTCATGAAGCGGAGAATCATGTTGTTGTTGATTTAAAGAATGGTGTGATAAAAACCGATATGGTGATTATGGCAATTGGGGTTCGACCTGAGAGTGATATTGCGAGAAAAGCAGGGATTGAATTAAATGAGCGTGGTGCAATTGTTGTCAATGGAAAAATGCAGACATCTATTCCTGATATTTTTGCAATTGGAGATGCGATAGAAGTTATTGATTTTGTTACAAAACAGCCAACATTCGTTCCACTTGCAGGGCCGGCGAATAAACAGGGGAGGATTGTTGCCGATGTAATTTGTGGATTCGATCGTTCTTATCAGGGAACACAAGGATCCTCGATTCTAAAAGTTTTTGATTTAACTGTTGCAACTACAGGTATTAATGAAAAAACAGCCAAAAGATTACAGCTAAATTACGAAAAATCATTTACACATTCAGAAAATCATGCAAGGTATTATCCAAATGCAATGGATATGTCGCTTAAGACTATTTATGAAAAAAGTACGGGGAAAATCTTAGGGGTTCAGATTGTGGGTTATGGTGGTGTAGATAAACGTTGTGATATTTTTGCAACGGCAATTCGTGCGCAAATGACGGCTTATGATTTAACAAGATTAGAGTTATGCTATGCACCACCGTTTGGTTCAGCGAAAGATGCTGTAAATGTGGCTGGATTTGTGATTGAAAATATTTTGACGGATAAAATGCATATTTTTCATTGGCATGATATTGCGGATTTGCAAAAACGTAAAGATGTTACCTTATTAGATGTTCGAACTATTGAAGAATATAATAATGGGAATATTTCTGGTTTTATAAATATTCCGCTCGATGAATTGCGCGAATCCTTGCCCCTATTAGATAGTTCAAAGCCGGTATATGTGGCATGTGCAATTGGGCTTCGAGGTTATCTTGCAGCGAGGATATTGATGCAACACGGTTTTGAAGTCTATAATTTAAGTGGTGGCTATCGGTTATATCAGTTTATTGATGAAGAAAAAATTAAAATCTGA
- a CDS encoding DUF134 domain-containing protein, producing MPRPRKWRRVCRMPQNDCFGPLNSASNMDIVMTVDEYEAVRLIDLEGLSQEDCAQRMNVARTTIQGIYSAARKKLADTLVNGRRLIIQGGDYQLCEGDFCNKGCRKK from the coding sequence ATGCCAAGACCGCGTAAATGGAGACGGGTTTGTAGGATGCCACAAAACGATTGTTTTGGACCTTTAAATAGTGCATCGAATATGGATATTGTTATGACCGTAGATGAGTATGAGGCGGTACGTCTCATTGACTTAGAAGGATTAAGCCAAGAAGATTGTGCACAAAGGATGAATGTAGCAAGAACTACAATTCAAGGAATTTATAGCGCGGCTAGAAAAAAGTTGGCAGATACATTGGTGAATGGTAGGCGACTAATTATTCAAGGCGGTGATTATCAATTATGTGAAGGAGATTTTTGCAATAAGGGCTGCCGTAAAAAATAA
- a CDS encoding ABC transporter substrate-binding protein produces the protein MFFGKVKKAVCAALTASVLALAVAGCGGGASNSDTIKIGANLEMTGTNATFGQSATNGAKLAIKEVNAKGGVLGKQISLVVADNKSEAAEAANAMQKLITQDRVLAVIAPIASSSVIAGAQVNMDGKVLAISPTASNPKVTVDPETGKTRDYLFRAAFIDPFQGSVMANFAAKSLNGKNAALYIDNSSDYAKGLGQFFEETFIKNGGKIVSKEAYLAKDTDFKATLTKIKAANPDILFVPGYYQEVGMIIKQARELGINCAVLGGDGWDSAKLPEIAGNGALNNTYFASHYSPEDNSPAIRTFVDSYKAEYGQVPDSFAALSYDATMMIIEAIKRVGSEDTVKIKDELAKTKEYQAVSGIITLNETHDAVKSAVVIEFKDGKQTFKEKVNP, from the coding sequence ATGTTTTTTGGAAAAGTGAAAAAAGCAGTTTGTGCAGCTTTAACAGCAAGTGTACTTGCTTTGGCAGTTGCAGGTTGTGGCGGTGGGGCATCAAACAGCGATACAATTAAGATTGGTGCGAACTTAGAAATGACAGGAACGAATGCTACGTTTGGTCAGTCGGCAACAAATGGCGCCAAATTGGCAATTAAAGAAGTCAATGCAAAAGGTGGCGTGCTTGGCAAACAAATTAGTTTAGTTGTAGCGGATAATAAATCAGAAGCGGCAGAGGCAGCAAATGCAATGCAAAAATTAATTACACAAGATAGAGTATTGGCTGTAATTGCTCCAATTGCATCTTCTAGTGTAATTGCAGGTGCACAAGTAAATATGGACGGTAAAGTATTGGCAATCAGCCCTACTGCATCCAATCCAAAAGTAACAGTGGATCCTGAAACGGGTAAGACTCGTGACTATTTATTTAGAGCGGCGTTTATTGATCCGTTCCAAGGTTCTGTAATGGCAAATTTTGCGGCTAAATCTCTAAATGGTAAAAACGCTGCATTATATATTGATAACTCTAGTGATTATGCAAAAGGGTTAGGACAATTTTTCGAAGAAACTTTTATAAAAAATGGCGGTAAAATTGTTTCTAAAGAAGCATATCTCGCAAAAGATACAGACTTTAAGGCAACTTTAACAAAAATTAAAGCTGCAAATCCGGATATTTTATTTGTACCTGGATATTATCAGGAAGTTGGGATGATTATTAAACAAGCGCGTGAACTTGGTATTAATTGTGCCGTTCTTGGTGGTGATGGCTGGGATAGTGCAAAGTTACCTGAAATTGCAGGAAATGGGGCGCTAAATAATACATACTTTGCAAGTCATTACTCTCCAGAGGATAACAGCCCAGCAATTAGAACTTTTGTTGATTCTTATAAAGCTGAATATGGACAAGTTCCAGATTCCTTTGCTGCATTATCTTATGATGCAACGATGATGATTATTGAAGCGATTAAACGTGTTGGTAGTGAAGATACCGTAAAAATTAAAGATGAATTGGCAAAAACAAAAGAATATCAAGCGGTTTCTGGAATAATTACATTAAATGAAACGCATGATGCAGTAAAGAGTGCTGTAGTTATTGAATTTAAAGATGGAAAACAAACATTTAAAGAAAAAGTAAATCCTTAA
- a CDS encoding ABC transporter substrate-binding protein, translating to MKLGKKLMALTSLALGVTMMGAIFTGCGGNQASNSSEIKIGANFELTGGVANYGSQGLNGLKLAIKQANEKGGVLGKQINLVVADNKSEASEAANATTKLISNDKVKVVVGPATTSNVLATLQIAEDNKIPLIAPMGTNPKITVENGKVKPYAFRSCFIDPLQGEVMANFATKTLNAKTAAIYVDASSDYSKSLAEVFTKIFEAQGGKVVAQEAFLQKDQDFKSTLTKLKAGNPDVIFIPAYYEEVGKIVKQARELGINIPLIGTDGWDDSKLTEIAGADPLNNTYFSSHYSVQDNDASVKSFIEAYKAEYGQEPSVFAALGYDGGMMLIDAIKRAGSDDPEKIRVALEETKDLQVGTGIITMSATHDPIKSAVVLEMKNGEKVFKEKINPNK from the coding sequence ATGAAATTGGGAAAAAAGCTCATGGCACTCACAAGTTTAGCTTTAGGTGTAACGATGATGGGCGCAATATTTACTGGATGTGGTGGTAATCAAGCATCCAATAGCAGTGAAATTAAAATTGGAGCAAACTTTGAATTGACAGGTGGAGTTGCTAACTATGGTTCGCAAGGTCTTAATGGGCTTAAGCTAGCAATTAAGCAAGCCAATGAAAAGGGTGGTGTACTTGGTAAACAAATTAATCTTGTAGTTGCGGATAATAAATCAGAAGCTTCTGAAGCAGCAAATGCAACAACAAAATTGATTTCTAATGATAAAGTAAAAGTAGTTGTTGGGCCAGCTACAACTTCAAATGTATTGGCGACTTTGCAAATTGCGGAAGATAATAAAATTCCATTAATTGCACCAATGGGGACAAATCCTAAAATTACAGTTGAAAATGGGAAAGTAAAACCTTATGCTTTCCGCAGTTGCTTTATTGATCCGTTACAAGGGGAAGTAATGGCGAACTTCGCGACGAAAACATTAAATGCAAAAACGGCGGCAATCTATGTAGATGCAAGTTCTGACTATTCTAAGAGTTTGGCGGAAGTATTTACAAAGATTTTCGAAGCGCAAGGTGGCAAAGTTGTAGCACAAGAAGCTTTCTTACAAAAAGATCAAGACTTTAAATCTACATTAACGAAATTAAAAGCAGGAAATCCTGATGTTATTTTTATCCCAGCTTATTATGAAGAAGTTGGCAAGATCGTTAAGCAAGCACGTGAACTTGGTATTAACATTCCATTAATTGGTACAGATGGTTGGGATGATTCCAAACTTACTGAAATTGCTGGTGCTGACCCACTAAACAATACATATTTCAGCTCTCATTACTCCGTGCAGGATAATGATGCAAGCGTAAAAAGCTTTATTGAAGCATATAAAGCTGAATATGGTCAAGAACCAAGCGTATTCGCCGCTCTTGGCTACGATGGCGGCATGATGTTAATTGATGCAATTAAACGTGCCGGCAGCGATGATCCGGAAAAAATTCGTGTAGCTTTAGAAGAAACAAAAGATTTACAGGTTGGTACAGGGATTATTACAATGAGTGCAACGCATGATCCAATAAAGAGTGCGGTTGTTCTTGAAATGAAAAATGGTGAAAAAGTATTTAAAGAAAAGATTAATCCAAACAAATAA
- a CDS encoding DUF134 domain-containing protein, whose protein sequence is MARPQKERMVEKIPKVIYYKPAGIPLNEIKELSLTIEQMESIRLIDIELLDQATAAEKMNVSRPTFNRILNKARQIIALALWQGAAIRIEGGNFQIAEMGKRLYCNKCGYTWEIVIKKEVCQHMKKCPHCEGEVICE, encoded by the coding sequence GTGGCAAGACCGCAAAAGGAGCGAATGGTAGAAAAGATTCCGAAGGTTATCTACTATAAACCAGCTGGTATTCCGCTAAATGAGATAAAAGAATTGTCGTTGACGATTGAGCAAATGGAATCGATTCGCTTGATTGATATAGAATTACTAGATCAAGCGACGGCTGCGGAAAAAATGAATGTATCAAGACCTACCTTTAATAGAATTTTGAATAAAGCACGCCAGATTATTGCCTTAGCATTATGGCAGGGGGCGGCGATTCGGATTGAGGGCGGGAATTTCCAAATAGCTGAGATGGGAAAGCGACTATATTGTAATAAGTGTGGATATACTTGGGAGATAGTGATAAAAAAAGAGGTTTGCCAGCACATGAAAAAGTGTCCACATTGCGAGGGCGAAGTAATTTGCGAATAG
- a CDS encoding branched-chain amino acid ABC transporter permease: MEMSSFMEQLIQQLINGISLGSIYALIALGYTMVYGIIKLINFAHGDIYMIGAYAGFFATAMFKLPFIPALLVAMVVSGIIGMIIERLAYRPLRHAPKIAVLITAIGVSLLLEYGSMLLFTPQPRTFPAVFEAVTYHFGPFVINSQQLVIMLVSVILMVVLTYVVQKTKIGKAMRAVSFDTDAARLMGIDVDRIISATFGIGSALAAAAGVLVGVYYNSIDPLMGIMPGLKAFVAAVLGGIGIIPGAMAGGVILGVIEALVSGFISSTFRDAAAFAILIIILLFKPSGLFGKNTREKV, translated from the coding sequence ATGGAAATGTCATCCTTTATGGAACAATTGATTCAACAGTTAATTAATGGTATTTCCCTAGGGAGTATTTATGCTTTAATTGCGCTTGGCTATACGATGGTTTATGGAATTATCAAATTAATTAACTTTGCCCATGGTGATATTTATATGATCGGTGCATATGCAGGTTTTTTTGCTACGGCAATGTTTAAGCTGCCATTCATCCCAGCGCTTTTAGTTGCAATGGTCGTCTCGGGCATTATTGGTATGATTATTGAAAGATTGGCGTATCGTCCACTTCGTCATGCGCCAAAAATTGCAGTTTTAATTACTGCCATTGGTGTATCACTACTATTAGAATATGGTAGTATGTTATTATTTACCCCACAGCCACGTACTTTCCCAGCAGTATTTGAGGCAGTTACATATCACTTTGGCCCGTTCGTTATCAACAGCCAGCAATTAGTGATCATGCTTGTTTCTGTTATTTTAATGGTTGTATTGACTTATGTAGTTCAAAAAACGAAAATTGGTAAAGCTATGCGTGCAGTATCGTTTGATACTGATGCGGCTCGTTTAATGGGTATCGATGTTGACAGAATTATTTCTGCTACATTTGGTATTGGCTCAGCGTTAGCTGCTGCCGCTGGTGTTTTAGTAGGCGTATATTATAACTCTATCGATCCATTAATGGGCATCATGCCTGGTCTTAAAGCCTTTGTTGCGGCAGTTCTTGGCGGTATCGGAATTATACCAGGAGCTATGGCAGGCGGTGTAATACTTGGTGTTATTGAAGCCTTAGTAAGTGGGTTTATTTCTTCCACATTTCGTGATGCAGCGGCGTTTGCCATCTTAATTATTATCCTGTTATTTAAGCCTTCAGGATTATTTGGCAAAAACACGCGTGAGAAAGTGTAG
- a CDS encoding ABC transporter ATP-binding protein: MNLLKAEKLSKVFGGLKAVSNFEMHIEKGELIGLIGPNGAGKTTAFNLLTGVYQPTTGVIEFDGESVIGLKPFQITQKGIARTFQNIRLFSELSVLDNVKIAYHSHVKYSVAEAVFRVGRYFKEEQEIEEKAIEFLKIFKLEHKKDEIAKNLPYGEQRRLEIARALAAKPKLLLLDEPAAGMNPQETQQLMEMIHWIRDEFGLTILLIEHDMSLVMGVCERIYVLEYGSIIAHGTPDEIKNNPKVIEAYLGEEVVS; this comes from the coding sequence ATGAACTTATTAAAAGCAGAAAAACTGTCTAAAGTATTTGGCGGTCTAAAAGCTGTATCTAACTTTGAAATGCATATTGAAAAAGGTGAATTGATAGGTCTAATTGGCCCAAATGGCGCGGGTAAAACGACGGCATTTAACCTTTTGACTGGTGTATATCAACCGACGACAGGTGTAATTGAATTTGATGGCGAGAGTGTTATTGGTCTTAAACCATTCCAAATCACGCAAAAAGGGATAGCTCGTACCTTTCAGAATATTCGCTTGTTCTCGGAATTAAGCGTACTTGATAATGTAAAAATTGCTTATCATTCTCATGTAAAATATTCGGTGGCGGAAGCTGTATTTCGCGTAGGTAGATACTTTAAAGAAGAACAAGAAATTGAAGAAAAAGCAATTGAATTTTTAAAAATCTTTAAATTGGAACATAAAAAGGATGAAATTGCAAAAAACTTGCCATATGGTGAACAACGCCGTTTAGAAATTGCTAGAGCTCTTGCAGCTAAACCTAAATTGTTACTTTTAGACGAGCCTGCCGCTGGGATGAACCCACAGGAAACACAGCAATTAATGGAAATGATTCATTGGATTCGAGATGAATTTGGTTTAACTATTTTATTGATTGAACATGATATGAGTCTTGTTATGGGTGTATGTGAACGTATTTATGTGCTTGAATATGGTAGCATTATCGCACATGGCACTCCTGACGAAATTAAAAATAACCCTAAGGTTATTGAGGCTTACCTTGGTGAGGAGGTTGTGTCCTAA
- a CDS encoding Mrp/NBP35 family ATP-binding protein, producing the protein MACGMGQNKQYEEQSKKIQDLMKNIKHKIAVMSGKGGVGKSTVSANIAIGLSKMGYKVGLLDVDIHGPSIAGILGIRDAVIEFNEDRMVPYPYSENLKVLSMQCLLNQPDDPIIWRGPAKIGVVRQFLSDTEWGELDYLIIDTPPGTGDEPLTVAQTVDECKALLVTTPQEISLADVRKSINFCRRVKLPILGLVENMSGFVCPTCHTLHNIFQSEGGKKTAADFDIEFLGSLPIDPNVVVSGDSGQSLAEDSPVNAGLNEVLKNIINQTEKK; encoded by the coding sequence ATGGCATGTGGAATGGGGCAAAATAAACAATATGAAGAGCAAAGTAAGAAAATTCAAGATTTGATGAAAAATATAAAGCATAAAATTGCTGTGATGAGTGGTAAAGGCGGTGTCGGGAAAAGTACGGTTTCAGCGAATATTGCAATTGGACTAAGCAAAATGGGTTATAAAGTTGGCTTGCTTGATGTTGATATTCATGGACCTAGTATTGCAGGTATTTTAGGGATAAGAGATGCTGTAATTGAATTTAATGAAGATAGAATGGTGCCTTATCCTTACTCGGAAAATTTAAAAGTATTGTCTATGCAATGTTTATTAAATCAACCAGATGATCCAATTATATGGCGTGGCCCCGCTAAAATTGGAGTAGTAAGACAATTTTTATCGGATACTGAATGGGGAGAACTGGATTACTTAATTATTGATACGCCACCAGGAACAGGGGATGAACCGCTTACTGTTGCACAAACGGTGGATGAATGTAAGGCACTGCTCGTGACAACTCCACAAGAGATTTCTTTGGCAGATGTAAGAAAATCCATTAACTTTTGTAGACGCGTAAAATTACCTATTTTGGGTTTAGTAGAAAATATGAGCGGATTTGTTTGTCCAACGTGTCATACGCTGCATAATATTTTTCAATCGGAAGGTGGGAAGAAAACGGCAGCAGACTTTGATATAGAATTTTTAGGCAGTTTGCCAATTGACCCCAATGTTGTTGTAAGTGGTGATTCGGGGCAAAGTCTTGCCGAAGATAGCCCTGTAAATGCTGGATTAAATGAAGTGTTAAAAAATATAATAAATCAGACGGAGAAGAAATAG